A window of Mustelus asterias chromosome 15, sMusAst1.hap1.1, whole genome shotgun sequence contains these coding sequences:
- the LOC144504604 gene encoding ADP-ribosylation factor 6-like, with translation MGKFLSKIFGNKEMRILMLGLDAAGKTTVLYKLKLGQPVSTIPTVGFNVETVIYRKVRFSVWDVGGQEKIRPLWRHYYTGTQGLIFVVDCADRDRLDEARQELYRIINDREMRDAIILIFANKQDLPDAMKPHEIQEKLGLTRIRDRNWYVQPSSATTGDGLFEGLTWLTSNYKTS, from the coding sequence atggggaaATTCCTGTCGAAGATTTTTGGAAACAAAGAAATGCGAATTCTGATGCTGGGCCTGGATGCAGCTGGGAAGACTACGGTATTGTACAAACTCAAACTGGGACAGCCTGTCAGTACTATTCCGACTGTAGGCTTTAATGTGGAGACAGTGATTTACAGGAAGGTTCGGTTCAGCGTCTGGGATGTAGGTGGTCAGGAAAAGATTCGACCTCTTTGGAGGCACTATTACACAGGCACCCAGGGATTGATCTTTGTGGTAGACTGCGCCGACAGAGACCGCCTTGACGAAGCCAGGCAAGAGCTCTACCGCATCATAAATGACAGAGAAATGCGTGATGCCATTATCCTGATCTTTGCAAACAAGCAAGACCTGCCTGATGCCATGAAACCCCATGAGATCCAGGAGAAACTGGGCCTAACTAGGATACGAGATCGCAACTGGTACGTTCAACCTTCGTCAGCAACCACTGGAGATGGACTTTTTGAAGGGCTAACCTGGCTAACTTCTAATTACAAAACATCTTGA